A region from the Biomphalaria glabrata chromosome 14, xgBioGlab47.1, whole genome shotgun sequence genome encodes:
- the LOC106069367 gene encoding uncharacterized protein LOC106069367, which translates to MSSIPYKRLVEQDESNCNLTVAKGKSGNTEGHRLRKYRDEALRKGTLTSNEESSKQSLGTKKRSSSAAERELRENESKIRNFLEGERRNVSEHRRDVNRRSRETLSKRQVRIESCILGAPVLNGLVNVDDILRSLFGKMTQQDTDCLSLNIDDHNYLRPLQSDSKQLQRHQQSTSKRYRHKKGNHSSSLSKCNSYFAGETKPKQPSHASRDTRDLSRPRRRDKERAALGRDHLSNKTAPTNYYHPGDDRKYQHSPPDEHVDGALFQDRNKDEFHTDYLPTDHRNISRAQTEKHERHTPKQKRCHRNRDEQGKYFQRYNEQKKHALYTIEEEKYHQDDGLVNFQPQTSGDGGQKHTNDQHTYTSQSKEQTSFWVQNDKRNPKHVSSKKNKTRTEHEGYTTSDFKKHFFQENDQKSTRLQIAALNNKKYIINSKNSRPVTNRKSHYYVDECMEYEFKDANLAKRPLNTYEITKHQLPANELSKHEFEAYGLSNVQFPSKKITVHHSQGNKVTLHSSKTNEILKPQLKAETAMEHQPQANEELQISEVKHYQKVAGNANNPMTARTELERPVSQNIILKIPQNQVSNKIYTQNIDQNKINITEDITRLNTDDQSRQSEANLFNKVWAIHEMCGPRTEQDSQEYDVALDKLKPENNVFSLKPWSDKLEPPVIKDMETESVQETPIHKPLAHIDLQAPSERKSSFNKNTDTKIRKTRKRITFCENPITIYIDDSSHDQQNETQCFEGVSRLEPPKYQDDGNDLEVSPDMVTCLRARAETQVDVGAETNTRSEQDEKLTKTTQDKTRFTNGFTSSQVKECNSQDSAHSPIRDLIENKCFEAKPMLITDKYFLDPSPTITKSLDNKNSSIRYSNGSPERQKKPVREPLDDDPSPFKEKRHSPAKHLDEIPTRNQIFMPEMYKAKTSDCNTDILQRTCSPGYFNKTKRTETNAEIVDSNFQDSPKVKVDLPQNVNVRCDSVDKSTITNYPIESGSNSCTFDCTQTKPIRLLPFSTDTKLDASSFKNVDDNIQKLDQRKSPNQHVRLNPFTGLQRQEECTQQPLGNAGEETGVKDVHCSSFYEAPPIHEVSPCRTPRPDCQTVEFNSSSDLTSAHVEMIQQNTHLKALLETIVDVHELAMNTNDDKQRCELSNARPPLNQIPMTLDSNVLNFVEDIDPCPSCTINFSTTRDSPQPSYKHSARDAGLNGVLKKKVQFKESFGVQESTVVTEQQLPDTKYHADSSEDVFANIPNGCPITSTNISFCGYRNPAQTCDSSSHLYKGSERAVGEIPVLCRATDDVTCQSDQRKLSLEQSSEVSYVTGVSKDRDSQKISSLQCKINQKMMSLFSNDFECFVRPKDIEFFDKYIRPLEANFVSSIDAKKLTLALIDQESSQSSSESARRLLMDSEHCESTILKETRRILKQRREEFEGKDLSLHDFSAQEEAPKKPFWKQAEAYVPGRKSSKNPFVTYEDGVYISISPTRDHISGVFGNEFSSSASPSVMQSWEIVNTLTESKEDVDDMCQCFIPKECQGTIIESALLVQDKLDYLTKSLAETEYKMAESHQSVEDKIELLARKLLGAENDTEAGKKKVKSSRTLFETEDRVAETDSNVQGVLGNLSNKLFDAVNVFQECRNRDDGSVELSDTESSDASKGDTSEDAVEIGSTRDANKNSGMSSILALLCASTSGVAFGYLISLARHYAELPGEVPLDTANNSLLEFQSWQDFQAL; encoded by the coding sequence ATGTCTTCGATACCGTACAAACGCCTGGTTGAGCAAGATGAAAGTAACTGCAATTTGACTGTGGCTAAAGGCAAATCTGGCAATACCGAAGGACACCGTCTTCGAAAGTACAGAGACGAGGCCTTAAGAAAAGGCACTTTAACCTCCAACGAAGAGTCAAGCAAGCAGTCGTTGGGGACAAAAAAGCGCAGCTCTTCTGCGGCGGAACGTGAATTGCGTGAAAACGAATCGAAAATTCGAAACTTCTTAGAAGGAGAGCGGCGAAATGTCTCCGAGCATCGAAGGGACGTAAACAGACGTTCTCGAGAGACGTTGTCGAAGCGACAGGTGCGAATTGAAAGTTGCATTCTTGGAGCGCCAGTTCTGAATGGGTTAGTCAATGTAGATGATATCCTAAGGTCTCTGTTCGGGAAAATGACACAGCAAGACACAGACTGCCTTAGTCTGAACATCGACGACCACAATTACCTGAGACCTTTACAGTCAGATTCGAAACAACTTCAGAGACACCAGCAATCCACTAGCAAGCGCTACCGTCATAAAAAAGGGAACCATTCTTCAAGTCTTTCCAAGTGCAATAGTTACTTTGCGGGCGAAACTAAACCCAAGCAGCCAAGTCATGCTTCTAGGGACACAAGAGATCTTTCTCGGCCAAGAAGACGTGACAAGGAAAGAGCTGCTCTTGGACGTGACCACCTGTCCAACAAAACAGCGCCCACAAATTACTACCACCCGGGAGACGATCGAAAGTACCAGCACTCACCACCAGACGAGCATGTAGATGGAGCTCTCTTTCAAGACAGAAATAAAGATGAATTTCATACTGATTACTTGCCCACAGATCACCGAAACATTTCTCGAGCACAAACGGAAAAACACGAGCGACACACTCCTAAACAAAAGAGATGTCACCGAAATAGAGATGAGCAAGGCAAGTATTTCCAGAGGTATAATGAACAAAAGAAGCATGCACTATATACAATTGAAGAAGAGAAGTACCATCAGGATGATGGACTCGTGAATTTTCAGCCGCAAACCTCTGGGGACGGAGGTCAAAAACATACAAATGACCAGCACACATACACATCGCAAAGTAAAGAGCAAACAAGCTTTTGGGTACAGAACGACAAACGAAATCCAAAACATGTGAGTTCTAAAAAGAATAAAACTAGGACTGAACATGAAGGATACACGACAAGCGAtttcaaaaaacatttttttcaagagAATGATCAAAAGAGTACCCGTTTACAAATTGCAGCACtaaataataagaaatacatCATAAATAGTAAGAACAGCCGACCAGTAACAAACAGAAAAAGCCACTATTACGTTGATGAATGTATGGAATATGAGTTCAAAGACGCTAATCTCGCAAAACGTCCACTAAATACTTACGAAATAACAAAACATCAGTTACCAGCAAACGAATTGTCAAAACATGAGTTTGAAGCTTATGGACTAAGCAATGTTCAGTTTCCCTCCAAAAAAATAACAGTACATCATTCACAAGGAAATAAAGTCACACTTCACTCCTcgaaaacaaatgaaatattgaAACCCCAGCTAAAAGCTGAGACTGCCATGGAACACCAACCACAAGCGAATGAAGAACTGCAGATTAGCGAAGTGAAACATTACCAGAAAGTAGCAGGCAATGCAAATAACCCAATGACTGCTAGAACTGAACTAGAAAGGCCCGTGtctcaaaatataattttgaaaatacCACAAAATCAAGTGTCcaacaaaatatatacacaaaatattgatcaaaataaaatcaatattaCAGAGGATATAACCCGCTTGAACACCGACGATCAGTCACGCCAATCTGAAGCCAATCTTTTCAATAAAGTATGGGCTATTCATGAAATGTGTGGTCCACGTACAGAACAAGATTCTCAAGAATACGATGTTGCCTTAGACAAACTTAAGCCTGAAAATAATGTCTTCTCGCTTAAACCTTGGTCTGATAAGCTTGAGCCGCCCGTCATTAAAGACATGGAAACAGAATCAGTCCAAGAAACTCCTATTCACAAACCATTAGCTCACATCGATTTACAGGCACCGAGTGAAAGGAAAAGCAGTTTCAACAAAAACACAGACACAAAAATCCGTAAGACAAGAAAGAGGATCACATTTTGTGAGAATCCCATAACAATTTACATAGACGATAGTTCGCATGATCAGCAGAATGAAACCCAATGCTTTGAAGGAGTAAGCAGATTAGAGCCACCAAAGTACCAGGACGATGGTAATGATCTGGAAGTTAGCCCAGACATGGTAACGTGCCTCAGAGCTAGAGCAGAAACTCAAGTGGACGTTGGTGCAGAAACAAACACACGTTCTGAGCAAGATGAGAAGTTAACAAAGACAACTCAGGATAAGACGCGATTTACAAATGGATTTACAAGTTCTCAAGTAAAAGAATGTAACTCTCAAGACTCGGCTCATAGTCCTATCAGAGATCTGATTGAAAACAAGTGTTTTGAGGCAAAGCCCATGCTCATCACTGACAAATATTTTCTTGACCCAAGCCCAACTATTACAAAATCACTAGACAATAAAAACAGTAGTATCAGATACTCTAACGGAAGTCCAGAACGTCAAAAAAAGCCAGTGAGAGAGCCTTTGGATGATGACCCTAGTCCATTCAAAGAAAAACGTCATAGCCCAGCCAAGCACTTGGATGAAATACCAACTCGCAATCAGATTTTCATGCCCGAAATGTACAAAGCAAAGACTTCAGATTGTAATACTGATATTCTGCAGCGAACATGTAGCCCAGGCtatttcaacaaaacaaaacgaacaGAAACTAATGCCGAAATAGTGGATTCGAATTTTCAGGATAGTCCAAAAGTTAAAGTTGATTTACCCCAGAACGTTAATGTACGCTGTGACTCCGTGGATAAATCGACAATAACAAACTACCCAATAGAATCTGGTAGTAATAGTTGCACATTCGACTGTACTCAAACTAAACCTATCCGTTTGTTGCCTTTTAGCACTGACACTAAGTTAGACGccagtagttttaaaaatgtagatgaCAACATCCAAAAACTTGACCAAAGGAAATCTCCAAACCAGCATGTTAGATTAAATCCATTTACTGGGTTACAACGTCAAGAGGAATGCACTCAACAGCCACTTGGTAATGCTGGGGAAGAGACTGGTGTGAAAGATGTACACTGCTCTAGCTTTTATGAAGCCCCTCCAATCCACGAAGTCTCTCCTTGCAGAACACCTAGACCAGATTGCCAGACTGTCGAGTTCAACTCAAGTTCAGACTTAACTAGCGCACACGTCGAGATGATTCAGCAAAACACGCATTTGAAAGCTCTCCTGGAGACCATCGTCGACGTCCATGAGCTTGCCATGAATACAAATGATGATAAGCAGAGATGTGAATTAAGCAATGCCAGGCCTCCGCTTAATCAAATACCTATGACGTTAGACTCTAATGTATTAAACTTCGTAGAAGACATAGATCCTTGCCCTTCTTGTACAATTAACTTCAGTACAACGAGGGATTCACCACAGCCAAGTTATAAGCATAGTGCCAGAGATGCCGGTCTAAATGGGGTGCTTAAAAAGAAAGTCCAATTTAAAGAGAGCTTTGGGGTACAGGAGTCTACGGTTGTGACCGAACAGCAATTACCTGATACAAAATATCACGCCGATTCGAGTGAGGATGTTTTCGCAAATATTCCTAACGGCTGCCCGATAACTTCTACTAATATAAGTTTTTGTGGCTATCGTAATCCTGCTCAAACCTGCGACAGCTCGTCTCACTTATACAAGGGAAGTGAGCGTGCAGTGGGAGAAATTCCCGTTTTGTGCAGAGCAACGGATGACGTAACGTGTCAGTCAGATCAAAGAAAACTGAGCCTTGAACAAAGCTCTGAGGTCAGTTATGTGACAGGTGTGAGTAAAGACAGGGATTCTCAAAAGATATCCTCCCTTCAGTGTAAGATCAATCAGAAAATGATGTCCTTATTTTCCAACGACTTTGAATGTTTTGTGAGACCCAAAGATATTGAATTCTTTGATAAATACATTAGACCGCTGGAAGCGAATTTCGTATCCAGCATTGATGCCAAGAAATTAACTTTGGCTTTGATCGATCAGGAAAGCAGTCAGTCCAGCTCAGAAAGTGCTCGTCGTCTTCTTATGGACAGCGAGCACTGTGAGTCGACGATCCTGAAGGAGACGAGGAGGATTCTCAAACAACGGCGCGAAGAATTCGAAGGAAAAGATCTATCCCTTCATGACTTCTCCGCTCAAGAAGAGGCTCCAAAGAAACCATTTTGGAAACAAGCCGAAGCATATGTGCCCGGGAGAAAATCTTCCAAGAATCCCTTCGTAACATACGAAGATGGAGTGTACATTTCGATCTCGCCAACGAGAGACCACATCTCAGGTGTCTTTGGAAATGAATTCAGTTCCAGTGCAAGTCCATCTGTTATGCAGTCGTGGGAGATAGTTAATACATTGACTGAAAGCAAGGAAGATGTCGATGATATGTGTCAATGTTTTATCCCGAAAGAATGTCAAGGTACAATCATTGAAAGCGCTTTACTCGTCCAAGATAAGCTGGATTATCTGACAAAGTCACTGGCTGAAACGGAATACAAGATGGCTGAAAGTCACCAGAGCGTGGAAGATAAAATTGAGTTACTTGCTAGAAAGCTGCTCGGTGCAGAGAATGACACTGAAGCAGGCAAGAAAAAAGTCAAATCTTCAAGAACACTGTTTGAAACGGAAGATCGAGTCGCCGAGACAGACAGCAATGTCCAGGGTGTCCTCGGAAATCTGTCTAATAAATTGTTTGATGCTGTAAATGTATTCCAGGAGTGTCGCAATCGTGATGACGGGTCTGTAGAGCTAAGTGACACGGAGTCCAGCGACGCTTCTAAGGGAGACACAAGCGAGGATGCGGTGGAAATAGGTTCCACCCGCGACGCGAATAAAAATTCAGGAATGTCGTCTATTTTGGCGCTCCTCTGCGCAAGCACTTCCGGTGTCGCTTTCGGCTATCTCATCAGCCTCGCTCGACATTACGCGGAACTACCCGGGGAGGTCCCGCTAGATACTGCAAATAACTCTTTGTTGGAGTTTCAAAGTTGGCAAGATTTCCAAGCCCTTTGA